The Hyphomicrobiales bacterium genome has a window encoding:
- a CDS encoding AbrB family transcriptional regulator → MKVLVEDFTKGLRALAPSRFPYRRFALALALGGLGGWLFVQARLPLPWMLGSMVFCTVAALIKLPVAAPPVIRPPMTAVIGVMLGASFKPDVVAQLPNWLPTLAGLVLFMIACGICCVGYFRRVAGFDPVTAFFSGMPGGLVEMVTVGEEKGGDASVIALIHSARILLVVMTLPFLVQWIGGVSLGGGRIAGPSFAQTPLGSELWLIGCGVFGVIAGHWLGLPAKYLLGPMVVSAAVHVTGLSAAVPPAEIVNAAQLVLGVTIGSRFVGTAPQVILRVLLLSVGSTVILLGLTLGFAWLVALVSVHGHVPLILAYSPGGLAEMSLIALALHTEVAFVAAHHIVRVFLVMISAGPIFGLIRRRREKAAPAE, encoded by the coding sequence TTGAAGGTTCTGGTCGAGGATTTCACCAAGGGGCTGCGGGCGCTGGCGCCGAGCCGCTTTCCCTATCGACGCTTCGCCCTTGCGCTGGCGCTCGGCGGGCTCGGTGGCTGGCTGTTCGTGCAGGCGCGGCTGCCGTTGCCGTGGATGCTGGGTTCGATGGTGTTCTGCACGGTCGCGGCCCTGATCAAGCTGCCGGTCGCCGCCCCGCCGGTGATCCGGCCGCCGATGACGGCGGTGATCGGCGTGATGCTGGGCGCCTCCTTCAAGCCGGACGTCGTGGCGCAGCTGCCGAACTGGCTGCCGACGCTCGCCGGCCTCGTGCTGTTCATGATCGCCTGCGGCATCTGCTGCGTCGGCTATTTCCGCCGTGTCGCCGGCTTCGACCCCGTCACCGCGTTCTTCTCCGGCATGCCGGGCGGACTCGTCGAGATGGTGACGGTCGGCGAGGAGAAGGGCGGCGACGCCAGCGTCATCGCCCTGATCCACTCCGCCCGCATCCTGCTGGTGGTGATGACGCTGCCGTTCCTGGTGCAATGGATCGGCGGTGTCTCCCTCGGCGGCGGCCGGATCGCCGGCCCCTCCTTCGCGCAGACGCCGCTCGGCTCCGAGCTCTGGCTGATCGGCTGCGGCGTCTTCGGGGTGATCGCGGGACACTGGCTCGGATTGCCCGCCAAGTACCTGCTGGGTCCGATGGTGGTCAGCGCGGCCGTCCATGTCACCGGGCTGAGCGCGGCGGTACCGCCCGCCGAGATCGTCAATGCGGCGCAGCTCGTGCTCGGCGTCACCATCGGCAGCCGCTTCGTCGGCACCGCGCCGCAGGTCATCCTGCGCGTGCTGCTGCTCTCGGTCGGCTCGACCGTGATCCTGCTCGGGCTGACTCTGGGCTTCGCCTGGCTCGTCGCGCTGGTCTCGGTCCACGGCCATGTGCCGCTGATCCTCGCCTATTCGCCGGGCGGCCTCGCCGAGATGAGCCTGATCGCATTGGCGCTGCACACGGAGGTCGCCTTCGTCGCGGCCCACCATATCGTGCGCGTCTTCCTGGTCATGATTTCGGCCGGGCCGATCTTCGGACTGATCCGCCGTCGCCGCGAGAAGGCCGCCCCGGCGGAATAG